The Candidatus Hydrogenedens sp. nucleotide sequence TCCGCACAGGCTCGGACACTGTCAATAATTTTTTCAATTAACCGTTTATGCTCCTCATTTAATGACGGCTCCAACTGCAATAATTCCGCATACGCCATTATAGCACCTAAGTAGTTATTAGCATCATGAATAACACTATTAATACATAATCCTGTAGTGGCAATCTGATGTAATTTTTTTAATCGTTCATCCCAGTCGGGAAAGATTTGATGAAACTCCGATTTGCCCACAGTTAATCCTTAACATTTACAGGTTGAAGAATACTATTTAAATCTAATACTTCTGTAATTGATTTTTCAAACAAAACAGAGCCCTTCGAAGAATCTGAATGAAAGGAAAAACCTAATAAAATAAGCAGAGACACTAACAGCATCCTCTTCGCCCGATCAGGAGTGTTTGTTTTTTAAAAGGTAGTCCCCGCATCCCTGCTAACACACCTTATTATTCATCTGTTCCAGTTATAGTTTTTAGTGCCCGTTTTTGCCAAATCTTGCCACCACAGCACCAGCAAACTCGCTACATTTTACCTCTTGGGCTCCTGTAGTTAATCGTGCAAAGTCATAAGTAACAATGCGGTCCTGAAATGTCTTTGTCAAACCACGAAGTATTACTTCAGCAACTTCATTCCAACCGATATATTCAAACATCATAACCCCAGATAGGATAAGACTACTTGGATTAACTTTATCCAAGTTTGCGTATTTTGGTGCTGTTCCATGAGTCGCTTCAAAAATTGCGAAACCATTCTCATAGTTAATGTTAGCACCTGGAGCAATTCCTATCCCGCCGACCTGAGCAGCTATTGCATCGCTCATGTAATCCCCATTAAGATTCATTGTGGCAATAACATCAAATTCACGAGGGCGAGTTAAAATTTGCTGTAAGAATATATCCGCAATTGTATCCTTAACAAGGAGTTTATTTCCTGGATCCCCATTACAATCATTCCAACAAACAGCAACATCTGCAAATTCTTCACGTACTAATTCATACCCCCAGTTCAGAAAGGCACCTTCAGTATATTTCATTATATTCCCTTTATGAACAAGGGTAACGGAACGTCTCCCATGGGCTAATGCATATTTTATTGCGGAGCGGATAAGCCTCTTTGAACCTGTTTCGCTAATAGGTTTAATACCGATTCCAGAATCAGGCTTAATTTTCCAGCCGAACTCCTTTTGACAGAACTCGATAAGTCTCGTTGCCTCTGGTGAGCCCGACGGAAATTCAAAACCCGCATAAACATCCTCTGTATTTTCACGGAAAATAACAACATCAACATCATTTGGATTCTTTACTGGACTCGGAACACCCGGAAAATAGCGAACGGGACGAACACAAGCAAATAAATCAAGCATTTGCCTTAGTGTTACATTTAAACTCCGAAAACCACCACCGACAGGGGTCGTTAATGGCCCCTTTATTGTAATTCGGTACTCTCTAATCTTCTCCAATGTCTCATCCGGAAGATAGGTATTAGCAATCTTTTTGGCTTTTTCACCTGCATATAATTCCATCCAGGCAATTTTCCTTTTCTTGCCGTAACAAAACTCCACAGCCGAATCAAATAAAAATTTAGACGCTTTCCATATATCAGGACCTATTCCATCACCTTCTATGAAACCGATAATAGGTTGATTTGGAGTTTGCACCATTCCATCTTTAAAAACTATTTTTTCACCTTTCGGAACGTTAATTAAAGAGTTTGCCATCCTTCGACCTCCTTCTAAATATGATAATTACCATCTCAGAAATTATCAGTGTGTTGATTTATTCTTTGCGGAAAATGAACGCTCCGCTCATTTAGTTAGCTTCAGGTAAGGATAGTAAGCGTGCTTCAAGGATGTGAGGCAATTTTGCACAATCATTGAGCACATCTTCTGATAGAGGTTGATCAAGATTCAAAACAGTGAGAGCAAGCCCACCTCGGGTATCTCTGCCCAACATCAAGTTAGCAATATTTATACCTGCCTCACCTATTCGTGTGCAAAGCCTCCCAATAACAAGGGGCTTATCTTCATTACGGCAAACCAACATGTGCCCCTCTGGCTTTGCATCTACACGCATCCCATCAATACTGCATATACGTGCATCTGTTTTATGGAACAATGTGCCCGTTACAACATGCGACTCCTGGTCTGTCTCTACACGAAGGGATATTTCAAAGGCATAGTTAGAAGGACGTGCTGTCTTACGTTCATTACATTCAATGCCACGTTCTTTAACTTGTACTGGTGCACTCACCATATTAACAGTTTCCACTAACGGCTTCAAAAATCCTGTCAAAATAGCCGCAGTAATAGGATACGTATCGGTCACACCTATCTCGCCTGCATACTCAATTTGCAGTGATGTCGGACGACCGCGAGTATACAGCGATTGGAACATCCCGAGTCGTTCTCCCAAATCAATAAGCGGTTGGAGTGTTTTACGTGTTTCTGGGTCGATACTCGGAACATTTACCGCATTTACGA carries:
- the icd gene encoding isocitrate dehydrogenase (NADP(+)), whose amino-acid sequence is MANSLINVPKGEKIVFKDGMVQTPNQPIIGFIEGDGIGPDIWKASKFLFDSAVEFCYGKKRKIAWMELYAGEKAKKIANTYLPDETLEKIREYRITIKGPLTTPVGGGFRSLNVTLRQMLDLFACVRPVRYFPGVPSPVKNPNDVDVVIFRENTEDVYAGFEFPSGSPEATRLIEFCQKEFGWKIKPDSGIGIKPISETGSKRLIRSAIKYALAHGRRSVTLVHKGNIMKYTEGAFLNWGYELVREEFADVAVCWNDCNGDPGNKLLVKDTIADIFLQQILTRPREFDVIATMNLNGDYMSDAIAAQVGGIGIAPGANINYENGFAIFEATHGTAPKYANLDKVNPSSLILSGVMMFEYIGWNEVAEVILRGLTKTFQDRIVTYDFARLTTGAQEVKCSEFAGAVVARFGKNGH